GAATACGCATTTCTCCCGAACAACGGCGCGATCGTACAGACTTCCCCCCGGAGCGAGGTCGTCGGACGCTCGCCGCGTTTCCCGAAGCAACTGCAGCGCAAGAAGCGCCGCATGTCCCTCGTTCAAATGGTAGGTCCGGATCGAGAAGCCGAGCGCGCGCAACGCGAGCAGGCCTCCGATTCCGAGCACGATGTCCTGCTTCAGCCGATAGACATCGTCACCGCCGTAGAGGCGGTCGGTTATTTTCCTGTCCTCAGCAGCGTTCTGGTCGAGGTCGGTGTCCAGCAGCAACACCGGAACGGCATGCCCGATCGGGCATTCCAGGCGGTAGAGCCTCGGCTGGATCCAGACGCTCCGCCCTTCAATGGAAATGGCCACCATGGCGGGAAGCGGATGTGTCGAGTCAGTTGGCGTCCACGGATTCGGCTTATCGATCTGCGCGCCATCGGCGCTCAGCTCCTGATGAACATAGCCTTCTCGGCTGAGCAAGGTCAGGAAGACCATCGGGAGGTTGAGATCAGCCGCTGAGCGGGCAGTGTCGCCGGCCAGGACGCCAAGCCCGCCGCTATAGGTGCGAATGTCTGGGCGGAGCGCGATCTCCATCGAAAAATACGCAACAGTCGTATGATGGAGGAAGGGCTCGAGGGCTTTCACGACGGTCCCCTATTCCCGTTCCTGGCCGGACATCACCGCAGCCCGACATTGCATGCGGGCTCGAACGCGGCCAAACCTGCTGCCTGCGATCGCCGGCCAAGGGCAGAGCACTCCGAGATCACGTTGCAGTATGCTCTGCCATGGATCTTGCCCGAACCGGCCGATGAGCACTATGAGGCCTTCTTCGCAGCCGCGGCGCTTTTCGGAGCACGTTTGCTCTCGGGTTCTGTCGATGTGACCTCGGCCTCGGCTCGCAGCCAATGCTCCAGATCGCAGCCATTCGGGCTGCCTTCGTCCACCCAGATCTCATATGCGCGGTGCTCGATCTTCAGCTTGAGAGCGCTGTCGGCAGACGTTTCCGGCTCTGTGCTCATCGTCTCATCTCTCCTTTTCGCGAGACATCGAGCCCGCCCAATACAGCTCTCCTGCGTTCCGCCGCGTGTCATTGATGCAGGTTAAAGATGGGCTCGGGCTCACCCAGCCCGAAGCCAAATGCGAAATGCGAGATGCAGCTTCGATGCTACCCGCTCCGGCGTGATCGGAGATCCGACAGAGTCCATCGCTTGTATTTGATTTTCATGTCTCGGCGCAATGTTGGGAAGAATCGACTTCGTGATTTCTTACGCAAAACTAAAAATGCGTTCCTGACGAAGCCTTACGGCAAGCCAACTCCCTAATCGCAATTAAGTTCTGGGCAGCCCCTGGTGGCTCGGCCTGTCCCCTCGAAGTTCATTTTCGATCGGACTCGATGCAGCGACGCGCCCGGCACGGTAGGGGACTTTCCGTACGCAACCTTGATTTGAGTTAAAGTTTGCGCCTCCCCGGACGCGCATCGTTCCCAGCGGGCGAGCGGTCGGATGGCACTATTGTCGGCGAGAGTAGTGTCTGCCCTGACGCTCAAAGAAGCTTCGATCGGTTATATGGCTTGGCTTATGATCTTAACCCGATTGGCCCGTTACGGACGAGAGAAGTACGGGAATGCGACTGATGGAGAATGAAAACAAGACTCCCGCCAAACGGGCGTTCAAATTCGATATCCTGTACTTTATCGCGGTTTTCTTCGCCGTTCTGCTTATTCGGGATTTGCTGGTTGGCCAGAACCACCTGAAGGTCATCCCTTACAGCGAGTTCCAGAGCCTGGTTGAAAAAGACGGCGTCACTGACCTGGTGGTTGGGCCGACCCAGATCACCGGTACTCTTAAACAGCCCGTCGACAAGGACGCGCCTCAGCATTTTTCGACCGTTCGCGTCGATCCCCAGATCGCTGAGGTCCTGATGCGCCGGAGTATTTCCTTCTCCGGGCAACCGGCGCCCGGCCTCTTCGAAAACCTGCTGTCGTGGCTCATGCCGGCGGCGATGTTCGTGCTGATCTGGATGTTTTTGTTGCGCCCGATGATGGCGGGGCAGCACGGCGGTCTGATGGGCATCGGTCGCAGTCGCGCCAAGGTCTATGCCGAGAAGGGTGTGAAGGTGACATTTGCGGATGTCGCGGGCGTCGATGAAGCCAAGCAAGAGCTTGCCGAAGTCGTCGGATTTTTGAAAGATCCCGCGACCTATGGCCGGCTCGGTGCACGGATCCCCAAGGGTCTGCTCCTCGTCGGACCGCCCGGAACGGGTAAGACGCTTCTGGCGCGTGCCGTCGCCGGGGAATCGGGTGTTCGCTTCTTCTCGATCACGGGCTCTGAATTCGTCGAGATGTTCGTCGGCGTCGGAGCCTCGCGCGTGCGCGACCTGTTCCAGCAGGCGCGCGAGCAGGCTCCGGCCATCGTCTTCATCGATGAGCTCGACGCGCTGGGCCGCGCGCGCGGCATCGATGTCCCTGGAGGCGGACACGACGAGAAGGAGCAGACGCTCAATCAGCTGCTCGCCGAGATGGACGGTTTCGATCCGAGCG
This genomic stretch from Ancylobacter sp. IITR112 harbors:
- a CDS encoding DUF2934 domain-containing protein, translated to MSTEPETSADSALKLKIEHRAYEIWVDEGSPNGCDLEHWLRAEAEVTSTEPESKRAPKSAAAAKKAS